Below is a genomic region from Astatotilapia calliptera chromosome 13, fAstCal1.2, whole genome shotgun sequence.
tattttaaatctgttttatgttttgcatTATATGATTTTGTAAATtgtctgcttttatgcatgtttttattattctgcTGTGTGCAGTGTCCTTGAGTGTTCTGAAaggtgctttaaaataaaatttattattattatttaaagtcattcattaattcattatggtcAATAACTTCCAATACCTTAGCAAGTGCCTTTACCTGACAACACTAGATTAACAGTTTTGTTGCAAGAAGTATTTGCCTCCCCTGTTttctgtcccccccccccccttttttttcccccccccatatcactgacattttttagatcactaaacacattttgataTTAGACAAAACCCAGATAAATACAAAGTgctattttaaatacttttatttttggaatTCAAGCCGATCCAAACCTATATGGCCCTATGTGAAAAGGTAATtacccctaaacctaataactggtttaaCCACCACTGGCAGCAAGAATGgcaatcaagtgtttgtgataactggcaatgaggctttcacatcactgtggaggcaATCTGGCCCGCTCTTCTTTACAACAGAagtgttttaattcagccacattggaaGGTTTTTGACCATGATCGGCCTTTTTAATGTCATGCCAAAACATCTGGATCTGATTTAAGTTTGGACTTAAACTAGGCCACTGcataatctttgttttttttttttctttttttttctttttgtctctgcTTGACACATTCCCCTTCAGGACTTTCTGCATTttcagaattcatggttccatccaTAACAGCAAGTCATTCAGGTCCTAAACCAGCAGCGGCCATCACAATAACGTCATATCATACTTATGAAATTATGTCTTCGTTTTACACCCTGATGTAACTCAAACCAAAAGTTCAACTTTACCTAGcgagtccacagaatattttcccaaaaggcATGGGGATCATtacaatgttttttgtttgttttttttgcaaatgtgaCATGAGCCTTTGTGGTCTTTTTAATCAGTAGTGGTTTTCGCCTTTGAACTCTCCAGTGGAtgtcatttttgcccagtctctttcttatcaTTGAATCATGAACACTTACTTTAACAGAGACAAGTGAGGTTCGTTAGATGTTGTTTGGGGTTATTTTttacctcctggatgagtctttgatgggaaggTTCTGTTCCACGTTttttccatttgtggataatggctctcaccatAGATGTGAGACTTAGTTTCTCAACTGTTTCGTTTAGCCTGCTTGACTTTCTAATACAGGTTCTATTTGAGGTAGTAAGCAAAGTGTTGAATTCAGTTTACAGGGTAACTTATATGTGGGGATATAAATTACCTAACGAGTCTGCTTTGCACCTGAATTACTGTGAAAATTCAGTATCACTGGGGGATGCTCAAAACATCTCTGTAATCATGTAGATACCACAAACGCATGTCCAAATCCCGCGACTGGATGCTACTGGGGTGAAGTCTGTGATGGCACAGTGCGAGATTATTCACGGCAACTACAGTTAGCTGCGTTAGCTAGCTCGCAAGCCTAGCTTAATCtctgcgtgtatgtgtgttgtcACAACAACAACGAGCGTTCACCTGAAATTTCTCTGTGGCCAGCGGGTCGTCAGGAGCCCGGTCTGGATGGACTTTCAGCGACACTTTGTAGTAGCTCCTCCGGATCTCAGCCTCTGTCGCCTCTTTGTTGATTCCCAGAACCTCATACAAGTTTGAGGTCTTAAAAAGCTCCTGGCAACGCTCGAGCAGACCCATCCTGACAGCGGACCAGGTGCCTCAGTCTGAGCTTTGACAGGAAAACAATTTCGTCCTAAGACTCTCCGCGACGTGTACTGGGTAGTTTTGTGGCTAGCTAAGCAttaatttgttttctgttgtcgGTAACATCAATTTGGCGCGCTAGCCTGTCACAGAGACCACTGCGTGCATCGACGCGCTTGCGTAACGTACAGAAACGTCTTCTGATTGGATCTCGTGACCGACATTATCAGAATGTGTAATGAGGCCTTTCATGACTTCTTTTTCACACAAAACTTGCGCACTTTTACACAAGAGATAACACAAGATTTATCCTTTGGGGAAAGATAGTTTTGaacaactttttaaaactttttttctttacttatttCCCAAACGTCTTTCAGATAGTATTTATAGTGTGTATACATGTACTTAACATCTTCAATGTGTTGCCAGTATGTTATAAACTATAAAtgttaatacatttttacaCGATACATGTTTGGTGTTAAAACAGTACAACTAAAGTACCCATAATCTTGCAGTCCCCAACTCAGTTAAATGAATACATAGATAGGACCAGTTGGAATGtaactcaaatcaaatcaaatcacttttattgtcacatcacatgtgcaggtacattggtacagcacatgcgagtgaaattcttgtgtgcgagccccacaagcaacagagatgtgcaaacacaacaacacaaacgagcaaaatacaagaatggccaacctgaaactaataaatatatgtacaatatataatagtgtatgcatttctggatgtgtatactaaatattttcctacgtgtgtgtgtgtgtgtgtgtgtgtgtgtgtgtgtgtatacacatttttacaaattaaatagtaaaaaaaaaattaaaaaaaataaataaataataataataataataataaaatatataaaatatacagagttgaatatgtgcaaaacaagtggcatttatatacagtgtggagtgcataatgttgaagttccagtagtgaagctgaggtgtctatgacgtgttcagcagtctgatggcctgatggaaaaagctgtctctcagtctgctggtacgggaccggatgctgcagaacctccttcctgatggaagcagtctgaacagtttatggctggggtgactggagtccttgatgatcctccccgctttcctcaggcagcgcttcctgtagatgtcttggagggagggaagctcacctccaattatccgttcagagcaccgcactactcgctggagagctttgcagttgtaggcggtgctgttgccataccaggtggtgatgcatccagtgaggatgctctcaatggcacagtgatagaaggtcctgaggatgcgggggctcatgccgaatcttttcagtctcctgagaaagaagaggcgctgctgcgccttcttcactgttttgtttgtgtgtactgaccacgtaagatcctcagccagatgtactccaaggaaccggaagctgctcactctctccacagcagcgccgttgatggtgatgggggtgtgtacttctctgcacctccggaagtccactatcaactcctttgtctttgcgacgttgagggtgagatggttgtcttgacaccagtgggtcagggcgctgacctcctccctgtaagccgtctcatcaccgttggtgataagacccaccactgtagtgtcgtccgcaaacttcacaatgatgttggagttgttagtggctgtgcagtcgtaggtgtagagtgagtacaggagagggctcagtacacacccctgtggagcaccagtgttcagtgtgatgggggatgaggtgatgctgcccagtctgaccacctggcgtctgtcagacaggaagctaaggatccagctgcagagggagctgctcagtcctagatcctgcagtttcctgtccagcttcgagggaacgatggtattgaatgctgagctgtaatctacaaacagcatcctcacatacgtgtctctcttctccaggtgtgacagggcaatatgtagtgtcagggctatggcatcatcagtggacctgttgtggcggtatgcaaactgtagagggtccagtgagtcgggtagtgcagagcagatgaagtccctgaccagcttctcgaagcatttgcttacgatgggggtcagggctacaggtcgccagtcgttcaatgaggagatggtggaggatttgggtacagggacgatggtggccattttgaagcaggctgggactacagacagagagagggaaaggttgaagatgtgcggtTGAAGAAGGTTGAAGAATACTTTACTCaagtttaatgtattttatctgTTACTTTTAACTATTATTGCACTCTGTACTCCACACATTAaagctttcattatttattattttttagattAAATGCATATAAGGCTTCTTCTTCCTTCAGCTGTGGTGACCCTCATTTCCTAGCACCAACCCTTTCCATgttctccttcactacatccataaatctctgctgtcttcttcttttctttttgcatggcAGATGCATATTCAAGATCCTTTacttaataatataataatataagtgATTAAAATCATTAACAATACAATGTTTAAGAGATATACACATCAATAAATCACTAATTATGATTCAGTAATATCATGTTTATGATTATGCAAAGTGTTAaatactttaaactttaaagtaagtattttttagtttatttattagaTAGAAAGCAATGCTGTTCTCATAGTTACTATGTAACTACGTCTTTCATCAAACTGATTCTGTAAACATGCtcagtgtatttatgtgtgcatTTCACTGGTACTACCACAAACCAGCAAggctttgtgttttctcttgaaTAAACCCTTATTGTCTTACCACAGCTGCTTAGCATTTCTCCATTTCCCACCAATCAAAGCTAAATCAGCATCAGTCTCTTGTATTCCTTTGCAAGTGCTGCATCTGTTGTAAAAACTTGAAATGccatttgtgttttatgtggAGACCACCCTACATGCAGGACGCCTTATAAGTTACTTTTGATTTAAAGATCACAAATAGCTCTTTCCTAGCTATAGATgaatatttaataaatgaaacttTTATATTGTCATCATCTCTTCCTCACTATGTCTTTCTCCTTCTCCAACTcatctttcatttttctctcttctttctcatTTCCACACTCTTCCTCCCCACCTTAAGCCTCATCTCCTAAATGAAGTCAGGGCTCCGACACATGCAAATGTGCAtaaacatgcttatttattcccCCAAATTGTCACAATTACTTATTTTTAGTGGATTAGACATGCAACCCATCTGGTCAACTGAAAATGCCAGCTAtgcaacaacagctggttataagctaacgCTATGTCAGCTAATGTTAGGTTTGAGTGTCCTAAAAGTCACGCTTTTCCTCTTATTAAAGGTTTGATTTTACTCTCACATTGTGTTTGATCTGTTTCAAAGAAATTTTCACTAACACCGGCTAATAGCAGCTAACAAGAgccaacagcagctaacagcagctcAGTGGCAAAAATGCAACAGTGTTTACCTACAGAAAAGTTGATATTCTCAACAACTCACCTCAGTATCGCTGTCATCTTTATTTAGCAGGTGTTGAACCTGTACAGCTTATGGGTGGAGCTTGATTACCAAGCTTGCTAGCCTTATTGCTAGCTAATAATTTAAATCCATCCTCTCATTCAAATATGATCACAGCATGATCAAATGCTAAGATTGAGGTTAACGGGTGATGCTGCAGACAAATTATTGTGTAATGATGTTAAAGCTGCTGTGTCTGAAGTGATAATGCCATATATAAATGACCCCttttaacattgtttttttatattattttctcCTGAAAAAAATCTATCAGCAGATTAATGTCTATGTAAAgtaaatttttttatatttcaaccTTACTTTGAATCTATTAACcaaaataaatcataaatctCCCCTTAATTAAATGCCACAGATTAGTGTGGCCTTGAGCAACCCAACAGACTTAATTTCTCATGATAAAAGCTGAAGCGTTAAATTTAGAATTTCACAAAATAGTGCAAATACATGCATCAGTCAGGCAGAACCATATGGATACCCAAGTATTTATTAATGAGTTTGAAGCAGCACAAGAATACATCAAAGACAATGAGGCAAGTCACTAAGTATTTTCACTGCTTCATGCGAAAGCAGAACACAAAGATACACACTGACTTTGAACTTAGCATCTGTAGATTGCACCCATCTGTGTTTATAAGCCTGTACAATATGCAGCACTGGAGATATATACTACAACCCCCGCGTCTCAGATGTGATCTAATTATTGCCCCATCTGCTTCTGTTGCATATTTGGCACAgtctctgttgttgtttttgtcttgacTTTTGTCATCACAAACCTCATCCGTTCTTTGTATTCTGACACAAAATAAGCACTTGGACAACtgacacattattattatgatcaacaatggaaaaaatgacaaaagcacAGGAACTGTATTGTAAATGTTATGAACTTTTGCTGGTGTGCAGATCCTTCTCATATGCTTTCTATCCACTTGCACAGATCTTGTAAGTGGAGATCTTGAATGTAACCATTGCTCCTCCAGAGGGAATATTTCCTTGTTATGGTAACAGTCTCTCTACAACAGTCAAATGGCTTCGTTCTCTTGGACAGTCTTTATAGCATGCCCATGGCTGATGCATTTGTCCCTTAACTGGGACAGTTTAAAAACCTCCTGTAGGGGGCAGCAGCTCAGCATTCCTTTCTAGTCTTCACAATCTTGCTGGTGTACTTGATAGGGATCCCCCAGCGTCTCATTAGATAGACATCAAACACATAGGCCATTCCTGGCTCCAGGCCCCCAATCACAGCTGTAGTGACGGCCCGCCGAGGATTCAGCTCTTGGAAATACTTGCAGAGAACTCTCTCGGTGTCAGAGCGGGACTCTGGCCCCAGACAGGGTGCAGTTAGAGCTGATGCTCCGCCAGCTTCTGCTTCATGGCTTCCAAGCTTTCTGCGGTACACACAGTAAAGGCTTCTTTCTTCTGTTCCCATCCATGCTAGGGTGACACTACTGCAACCACGCAATCGGTTGAAGGATTTTATCTGTAAGGTGGAGGGCAGAGATGGGACTCCTCTGCGGTGGTAAGCTGATGAGGTCTGCATTTTGACTGAAGCTGTCAGACCTTCTGGTAGCGATGGGTCTGTAACAGCAGAGGTGTGGTCCATGGCGGTTCCTTCTCTCTCCAGGTGGATGAGATAGGAAGTACTTCCCTGGAGCCATATGTGCGCTAATTCTCGCCCAGCAGCCTGAGAGGTCAAGACCTGACCTTTACTAGATACAGTCACCTTGACCTTTTCACCTTCCCCACAGCTCTGCAAGGTGAGGAGGCCACTCTGTTGCCAACCCCGAGGACGGAAACTGAAGAACTGCTCCGAGCTGAAGCCTCTGTCTTGGAAAGTCACCCACCTCAGCTCTCCTTCTCTAAGGGCGGTAATAGCAGGTCGAGCCTCCTCATGTGTCCGAGCAAGTGTCCCCTTGTATGCCATGCTGGTCCCATTCAGCCTGTCGACCACAAAGACATCAAAGTAATACTGGGTCTCAGGCAGGAGCTCTGAGACAGTGCAAACACTTTCTGTCCCCTGACACACACATTGGAGGTCTTCATACTCATCAGTGAGGGAAGCTGGTGGACTTTGAGGACTTTCAGGATAAGTGTCccactgctgccaccaccaCTCTTTCAAAATGGGCCAGACCGTCACCCTGCTCCGTCTGtccttcttttcttgtttttggtcTTTCTCTTTCCTCATACTCTTCTGTGCAGCACAAAGGCTGGGGTAGTTTTCCTGTGAGTTGACAAGGACACAGTATTCATAACTGGTCTGTGTATGTGGGAGGCTCGTTATGGAGGCACTGGGTACCCAGCTGAGGGTGACGCTGGTCATGCCTACACCTAATGTGTGAACTTGCGGGTCAGCTGGGAGCAGAGGGAAGATGCCTGAAGGCCCCAGGCCTTCATGAAGATACACTGTTGCTCTGGTGTTCTGCTGTTTGGAGCGTAGCCTTAGGATGTAGATGGAAGCGCTTGGATAGGTTGGACCACTGTAGCTTTCCACTGTAT
It encodes:
- the ndnfl gene encoding protein NDNF, giving the protein MALSWCLGAALALVCGSLWPQVHSGVAPENEVPLRPTTWLPEGKITSVTLPKGRTRRLYFTLKKKAPGMSVTVSPCDLPIEWTLAARTLKDKPLKNLQWSTKKSMPEVWWRGPGTEEKIHSNTGNTVESYSGPTYPSASIYILRLRSKQQNTRATVYLHEGLGPSGIFPLLPADPQVHTLGVGMTSVTLSWVPSASITSLPHTQTSYEYCVLVNSQENYPSLCAAQKSMRKEKDQKQEKKDRRSRVTVWPILKEWWWQQWDTYPESPQSPPASLTDEYEDLQCVCQGTESVCTVSELLPETQYYFDVFVVDRLNGTSMAYKGTLARTHEEARPAITALREGELRWVTFQDRGFSSEQFFSFRPRGWQQSGLLTLQSCGEGEKVKVTVSSKGQVLTSQAAGRELAHIWLQGSTSYLIHLEREGTAMDHTSAVTDPSLPEGLTASVKMQTSSAYHRRGVPSLPSTLQIKSFNRLRGCSSVTLAWMGTEERSLYCVYRRKLGSHEAEAGGASALTAPCLGPESRSDTERVLCKYFQELNPRRAVTTAVIGGLEPGMAYVFDVYLMRRWGIPIKYTSKIVKTRKEC